The nucleotide sequence TTGATTTAACCCTTTCAATAAAGATAGTTAAAGATATGGACGAAGCTGTTTTGCATATCAGAAAATACGGTTCAAACCATACGGATGCAATTATCACGGCAAACTATGATAATGCATGGAGGTTCTTAAGGGAGGTCAATTCGTCTTGTGTGCTTATCAATGCTTCTACAAGATTAAACGACGGCTTTCAGTTAGGTCTTGGAGCAGAGATGGGTATCAGTACGACAAAGCTGCACGCTTTCGGTCCCATGGGGCTTGAAGAATTGACGGTTAACAAGTTTATTGCCTTTGGCGACGGGCAGTTGAGGAAATGATGAAAGTAGGCATTTTCGGCGGTACCTTTGATCCTGTACATATTGGACATTTAAGAACTGCAGAAGAGATACGTGAGCAGTACCTGCTTGATAAGGTTTATTTTGTACCGGCTTACATACCGCCTCATAAGAGGACCCGGGAAATAACGGATCCCGTCTTACGCCTGAAGATGTTAAAAAGGGCGGTCAGAGGCAACAAATCCCTTTATGCGTCCGATATAGAAATAAAGAATCAAGGAATCTCCTATTCTATTAATATGATAAAAATATTTCAGAAGCGCTTTGAAAAACTCTATTTTATAATAGGCATTGATGCCTTTTTAGAGATAGATACCTGGTATCATTATCAGGAGATATTTAATTACACAGATTTTATTATTATAGAAAGGCCTATCAACAGGAAAACGCCGGCCAACACATTGTTCCCTTCTGACATAAGGAAAAAAATAAACAGGATAGACGAACGGACATACAAACATATATCCGGAAATAAAATTCACTTGCAAAGGGGCACTCAGCTTGATATATCATCAACAATGATAAGGGATTCGGCAAGCAGCGGCAGGTCTATCAAATACCTTGTTCCTCAACTGGTAGAGAGATTTATTGATGAAATGGGATTGTATAGGAGAATAACGAATTAAGAATGAAACATGAAAAAGGAGATGCTTAACTGCTTCTGCTTTTTTAAAGAGGGTAAATGGAAACAGTAGATAAAGTAAGGATGTGCAGTAAGTATGCTGAAGAAAAAAAGGCAGACGATGTATTGATGCTTGAGCTTGCAGGATTAACTGATATTGCAGATTATTTTGTGCTGGCAAACGGGACAAGCGAAAGACATGTAAAAACCATATCCGAGCATATTGAAACAAGCATGAAAAACGAAGGTATAAAACCGTATTCTATCGAAGGATACAATGACGGAAGGTGGGTAATAATAGATTACCGGGACGTTATAGTTCATGTATTCCTTGAGCCTTTAAGAGAACTATACGACCTTGAAAGCCTCTGGATTGAGGCAAAAAGACAAAGGCTGGAGAAAGAAAATAAAAGCAACTTAGAGGTGGAACATGGAAAAAGAACAGATTGAATATTTCAGAAAAAAGCTTCTGAAGACAAGGGAAGGTATATTGAATAAGGCAAAGAAGCTTAAGGAAGAATCTTGTACGCTTGGAACGGATGGCATTCAGGACATGGCAGATGCTGCAAGCAACTCATATAATGCCGATATTCTGATGAGTATAAGCGACAACGACCTTAAGCTCTTGAAGGATGTAGACCATACCCTTGACAAAATAAAAAATGAAACATATGGCATATGTGAAGAGTGTGAAGAAAAAATTAATGAAAAAAGACTTGAGGCAAATCCCGTTGCAAGGTATTGTATTACATGTAAGCGAATGATGGAAGAAAAAGGGATATAATCATATGAAATATAAGATATTCTTTTTCCTGTCTCTACTGTTTGTAATTTTTTACCTCTATATAAATCATCTTAATCCGGATAATGTTAAGTTTTACCTTGGCGGCGGGAAGTTCTTCGAAACAAACGTTGCAACTTATGTAGTAGCATCGTTTGTACTGGGTATCATTATCTCAATTATCATAAGTTTCTTCTATGATATCGGGAGGCTTATCAGCGGGTGGAAAGAAGGCAAAAGAGGAAAAAGAAGACAGGAATTCAAGGATTTTCTTGAAAAGGCAAAGGCATATGATTTGAGGGGTGATAGAGAGAAAGCCATAGAAAACCTTAACAGGATTATCAGAAAAAACCCTGACATGGAAGAGTCCTATATGTTTCTCTCAGATATGTACATATCCATGAAAGAGTTTGATAAAGCAATAGAGACACTCGACCTTGCAGAGACAAACATTGGTAAACGCGAAGCTGTACTGTTGAAAAGAGCAAAGGTGCGACTTACAATAAAGGATACGCAAAAAATTGAAGATGAATTAAAAGAAGTATTAAAGACAAATGAATCGAATCTTGAAGCACTGGCAATTTTGAGGGATTACTACATTTCCAGAAAGAAATGGAATGATGCTTACGAAGCAGAAAGAAAAATAAAAAAATTCATAAAAACAGATGATGAAAACAAAGAATTCCTTGGCATACGGTGTGAAAAAATCCGTACGCTTTTTACTAATAAATTTGAGATCAATTCCGATAGTATCATTAAAGAATTAAAAGACATTATAAGTGAGGATAAACGGTTTATACCTGCTTATGTGCTTCTGGCCGAAGCATATAAAAGAACCGATAAGCTTAATGAAGCGGGCAGGGTATATGGCAGAGGTTATTCAAAAACAGGCCATATAATCTTTCTTTTAAAAATGGAAGACCTTTACATCGACAGGGGAAACCCTGAAATCATACTGAAGATATACCGGAGAATTCTTGATATCTCTACAAAAAACTATCTCATAGAATTTCTCTATGCAAGGTTGTGTTTGAGGTTGGAGATGATCGATGAAGCAATAGACATGCTCAATACATTGCTTGCAGAGGGCGCTGATTTTAAAGGACTTCATAAGGCCATGGCAGAGGCATATATCCATAGGGGGCAAATGGAAAAGGCAGTGGAAGAATTCCGGCGTGCATTTCCTGCTGAACATGTTTATATCCCTTTTATATGCACCCACTGCCAGTCTAAAAAAGTAGAGTGGTCGGATTTTTGCGATACTTGCAATAGCTGGAATACAATTAATGTAAAAAAAGAAGACTTCTTCTATACCGAGGCAACGGAGTTGAAAGTGCTTTATGAAGGAGAAGCCTGGGATAAGGAGTAGAAAAATGATAAAAGACTTGCTTATAACCAATAACAATAAGATCATCTTTTTAATTCTTGACGGGCTTGGCGACATCCCGAACCCTGAGTATGCATACCAGACTCCGCTTGAAGCAGCCAGGAAACCCAATATAGACAATCTTTCCACAAAAACCGGCGTGCTTGGACGTATTCTGCCTGTTGATATTGGTATTACGCCGGGAAGTGGCCCGGGACATCTTAGTCTGTTCGGGTATGACCCCATCACCTATGAGATAGGCAGAGGTGTGCTCGAAGTGCTTGGCCTTAATATGGATCTGCAGGACGGTGATCTTGCAGCACGGGCAAATTTCTGCACAATGAAAGACAACATTGTAACAGACAGAAGGGCAGGGAGAATAGCAACAAGTGAAACAGAACGTTTATGTGAAATGCTCACAAGGGCAATTCCAGAGGTTGAAGGCGCAAAAGTCCTTATAAAGCCCGGGAAATCACACAGGTTTGCCGTAATATTCAGAAGCAAGGGGCTTTCAGATAAGTTAACAGACGCAGATCCTCATAAAGATAATAAACCCTTTATATACACAAAACCGAAGACAGGAGAGGCAGAATTTGCATCAAAGGTCGTCAATGCATTTATGGCCCGTGCATTAGATGTCATAAAAGATGAGAAGATTGCAAATGGATTATTGTTACGGGGTTTTTCTGAAAAGCCCGATATACCTTCTTTTTCTGTCAGTTATGGGCTCAACGCTCTTGCTATTGCCACATATCCTATGTATAGGGGCATTGCAAAGGTGCTTGGGATGGATGTTAAGGAAGAACCGAAAGATTACAGCGAAATGGTAAAAATTTTAAAAGACAACTATAATGACTATCAATTTTTCTTTATGCATATAAAAGAAACAGACCTTGCAGGAGAGGACGGGAATTTCCCTGCCAAGGTAACTGCTATTGAAAACGTCGATAAAATTGTGCCGGAGATATACGAACTCAATCCTCAGGCACTAATAATCACCGGTGACCACTCAACGCCCTGCCCCATGAAAGGCCATAGCTGGCACCCGGTTCCGCTTCTTATTATTACAAGGACAGGCGAGCGAGATGGCATAACCTTTCACGAAAAAAACTGCATCAACGGCAGCATCGGAACTATTTACAGCAAACAGCTCATGTCTCTTGCGCTTGCCCATGCTTTCAAACTCGACAAATACGGCGCGTAATCTTTTAAAAGCTGTATTAGAGATTGTATACCCTGTCCACTGCGGCGGATGTGACAAAAAAGGTTATGTCCTGTGCAGGGAGTGCATTGATTCGTTGCGGATAGTTGAAGATGATTCAACGTGTCCTGTTTGCGGAAGATGGCTGGGTAAAAGAGCCGTATGCGGCGAGTGCATTCAAAAGCAAAGAGGCTTCCAGGAAGGATATTACGGCTTTTATTTCGAAAACAGACTTCGTGATGCAATACATGCATTTAAGTTTCACGGAAGGAAAGACGTCGGCAAACATTTAATCCATTTAATAAAAGAAAAAATTATATCTTTTTCAGAATCTTATGACTGTATTATCCCGATTCCTGTCACAGAAAAGAGGCTAAAAGAAAGAGGTTTTAATCAATCTTTTGTCATAGGAGAGGAAATATCAAAGATAACAGGTAAACCCCTTTATCACTCAATCCTTTATAAAGCAAGAGATACGATGGATCAGTACAGTCTTCACAGGGACGAGAGGAAAAAGAATATAAGAGGGGCATTCAGGGTCCAAAACGGGCACGAGATACAGGCAAAAGGGGTCCTGCTCGTGGATGATCTGTTTACAACAGGCTACACGGCAAGAGAAGCCTCTGGGGTACTGCTCAAAGCAGGTGCATGCCATACCCTGTTTTTTGCCCTGGCACGGACGTCCTCATGAGAAAAGCTATTTATATATCTTCTGCTTTAATACTTTCAATTACCTTTGCTATTATCATTGTGCTGACAAATTTATCAACTGTTGTTCCCTATGTGCTGGGAAAGATTATAAAAAGCCAGGTGAATATATCAGATTCTCATCTTGTATACAAGGAAGAAGCATTTACTGTAGATTTTAATGAAATCCGTGTAAAGGGGAATATAGAGGGACAGGTCAAAAACTGTCAAGTGGTAATAGGCATAAAAAAAGGATTATATCTTAAAGATGTAATCATCTCTGATTTTGATTTGACCATTTCGCCGGCAAAAGGGAAAACCCGTTTTTTTCCTGTGCCTGAAAACCTCCTGGAGATAAAAAGAGGTATTGTTACATACAATAAACAAAAATTAATCATTGATGAAGCAAGAATATGTTCGTTCAGGCAGGGGAATCCCTTTACCTTTGAAATAACCATGCGGAATGATGAACTGTTCGGGATATTACACGTTTCAGGAGAAGGTGTGCACAAGGGTAAAGCAACTGAAGCAAAAGGTCGGTTGAACATGGCAATGCTGAATCTTCACAGCCTGTCCGACGATATGCATGGAAAGGCAGATATAAACGGCACATTCACATATGCGAAAAAATGTTTTATCTTTGAAGGTCCCTTTGAAATCTTTAATTATATGCTGAATGATACCATATTCAAAAAACCCTTTAATATTGAAAAAGCCAAGGGGAAGGTATCCTTAAAGTATGCTGACAACGTAACAGATATAAAGATAAGTACCATTAGTTTCAAAAATACCCCCCTTGATCTGAATCTGAAGTTTGTAAAAAACACATTTACAAAACTCAACTTCAGCATGGACTTCTTTGCTATCCAGGATGTAAAAGATTATATAGCCATGGATAATGTTACAAAAACAAAATTTGATATATGGAATTATGTTAATGACGGGAAAATAAAAATAAACAAATTTGAATATGATAAAAAGCAACCGCTATATATGGAATTAGAATTAAAAAATACCGGAATATCATATAAAGACAAGTATTTTACTGATGTTGAAGCCGGATTGTTCTTTAAAGAAAATAAACTTAACATCTCCGGCGCTAAGGGGTTTTTTAAAACAAGCAGGCTTTATGATGTAAAGGGCGTTATCCCTCTTTCGAATAACAAAGATATTAATATAAAAGGCAACTATGCCTTTAATCTGAAAGATGTCCCGTTCATTGTGAATACAGGTGGGATAAACGTCGAAAACGGCGAAACAGAAGGCTCAATGGAACTCAGAGGAAATAAGGATGGGGGTTTCGATATTAACGGGGCCGGCAGATTGAGCAACGCCGGTATAGTCTGGAAAAGGTCATCAATATCTGCAAAAGGTGCTTATAAGTTCAACAATGATGAGATTATCTTTGACCCGCTGATAGTCAACGGAGGCAGCACTGCTCTGGTTATCAGGGGAAAGTGGCATAATAATTTTCTTGACTTGAAAATAAAAGGTGATTTAGATGCAGTCCATGTGCAGCCCTTTGTCCCGAAGCCCTCTGATTTTGAGGGAGTTGCAACGCTCGACATTAAGGTGCATAAATTTGACGATAATATCAAAATAGATGGTTATATATCCATGGATAATCTCTATTTCGAATTTCCCGGTATGATAAAAAAGGAAAAAGGCTTAAAGAGCAGGGCAAGGATAAGCCTGGTGAAGGGTGAAACTGGTACCCGCATAGAGCGTTTTTCGTATAATCTCGATATTATCAACTTAGATCTAAAGGGTAGCATAAAACCTGATAAAAAAATGGATCTGGATATTGCCATGGATATTGCAGGCTTTGGCAAAGTCGCTCCTCTCTTTTTTTTCAGCAGCAGTACAACAAGAGGAGACCTGGACCTAAAAATGTCTTTGCGGGATATTAATCTCCCTTTAAAAAAATTGCCCTACATGATCGGTTATGTAAAAATCAATAACGGTTTTCTGAGACTTCCGTGGTTAAAAAAACCCCTCAAAGAAATTGATCTCATTTCAAACTTTAAAGGTGAAATATTCGACATAAAAGCAAAGAAATTAAGATGCGGCAATAGTGTTTTAAACAACGGAGAATTCCGTTCAGAAGGGCTTGAACACCCCCGTTTCTCACTGTATGTTGACATGGATACTCTCGATTATGATGATTTTAAGACCTCCGATGATTTTAAAATCAGCGTAATTGACAAAAACAGCCTGATGGCAAGAACAAGCGGGGAGATAAATCTGCTGGCAAAAAAAATACATTCAGGCAACTTCAACTGCGAAAATCTTGACTTGAAGGGAATCATGAGCAACAGGATATTGAATATTTCAGAATTGAAAATGAATGCCTTTAACGGCATCATAAATACACATGGCTCTATCGATTTTTCGGGCAATGTTCCCCATATATATGCCAACTGCAGATTGCAGAGAATAAATAATGGAATGCTAATGAAGATCTTTGGCGAAAAAACATATATGGCAGAGGGCAGGTCCAGCATATATGGTGATGTGGATTTGTATGGCAGCACCATAAAAGAACTTATCAGCGACATAAACGGCAATGTCGCGGTATACAGCAAAGATGGATTGATTATGAAATGGAATCTGCTGTCTAAAATATTCAGACTTCTCAATGTATACGATGTGTTTCGGGGAAAAGCCGACCTGTCAAAGGAAGGTCTGCCGTATAAAATGATGGGGGCAACTTTTACTGCAAAAAACGGTATTTTCTTCACAAAAGACTTTCTTATTGACAGCCCTTCTATGGTAATTACCGGAGTGGGGAGCCTGGACATCAAAAAAAATGAGGTAGATGCCAATATAGCTGTCTCGCCGCTTGTTGCTGTTGACAGAACAATAGATAAAATCCCGATTCTGAGAAATATTCTCAAAAATAAAAAAGATGGGTTTCTTCATGTGGCCTACAAAATAAAAGGGCCGATAAATGATCCTGATATAAACTTCAATTTTGCGAATAGTGTCGGAGGCAGGACAATCGAATTATTGCGGAATATTCTGGTGCTGCCGAAGGAGATTTTTGAAAGCAATTAATTAAAAAGCGGGAGGTTTTTAAGTTGTGAAGATAGGAATAATAGGTGCAGGCAAAGTAGGTATATCAATAGGATATGTACTAAAGCAAAAGGGAATGGATATTGCGGCAGTCTCCGATATATCCGAAGCATCTATTATTGCGGCAAAAACATATCTGGGAGATAAAGTCTTTTATACCACCGACAATGTTGAAGTTGTTAAAGCATCGGATATTATTGCCGTTACAACACAGGATAGGATTATCAAAGAAGTGGCCATTGAAATAACCGGAAAGATGGAAAAGCTTGACGGCAAGCTGTTTTTTCACACAAGCGGTGCGCATTCATCAGAATTGCTCTCGCCGCTTGAAACAAAAGGTGCACGCCTTGGTGCCCTTCACCCCTTGCAGACATTCCCTGATATTGACAGTGCAATCAACGTACTTTCTGACACATTTATATTCATCGAAGGCGGTGAAGATTCAATAGATGCCCTGCATGAAATAGGAACTGCTCTCGGCTCCGGTGTTATCAGGATGAAAGGGGAACAGAAGCTGCTCTACCACCTTTGTGCTGTTATTGTCTGCAATCTCCTATGCGCGCTCCTTTATACAGGGGAAGATATTATGGACAAAATCGGCATAGAACTGCAGCCGTTTTTTCCCATTATTAAGGCCACATTGAACAATATTGAAAATAAGGGTCCTCTTATGTCGCTAACCGGTCCGATAGTAAGAGGCGATGTGGAAACAGTGCTTTCTCATATCGAGGCAATGGAAGACATGGAGCTTTATAAGAAGGTTTACAAATCACTTTCCCTTGTAGCGCTGGATATGGCGAAAGAAAGAGGGGATATCAGAGAAGAGGCGCTGGAAAAGCTAAAACATATTTTAAAATAGGGTACATTGTCTGAATTGTATGGCCTTGAATCCTTCTGCGTTTGTTGTGTCCTGGACACAAAGATCATACTTTGCGCATCCTATTTCCGAATGAAAAGACAGCTATCCTATTGCTTCTCCTCCACGTTCTTCTGTGCGGATACGTATGCATTCGGCCAGATCAAGGACAAATATCTTGCCGTCTCCTACTTCGCCGGTATGAGCGCCCTTAATAATTGCTTTGATCGTTGGCTCGACAAAATTCTCGTTTACTGCTATCTCAAGACGTATCTTCCTCAAAAGATTTCCCATCTCCTTTGCGCCCCTGTAAACTTCTGTGACACCCATTTGTCTGCCGTGACCAAGAACTTCATTTACTGTCATGAGGTTTATGTCAGCCTTATAAAGCTCTTCTTTTACTGCTTCCAATCTGTCCGGTTTTATGATTGCAATGATAAGTTTCATAATTGTTTCCTCCTATTCGATGACTGTATATGCATTTTCGTGATGTTGGGTCAGGTCGAGACCTATAATCTCATCCCTCTCCGTTACCCTTACCTTCATAAACAGGTCGACAATTTTGTAGATAATGTAGCTTACC is from Pseudomonadota bacterium and encodes:
- the nadD gene encoding nicotinate-nucleotide adenylyltransferase, translating into MMKVGIFGGTFDPVHIGHLRTAEEIREQYLLDKVYFVPAYIPPHKRTREITDPVLRLKMLKRAVRGNKSLYASDIEIKNQGISYSINMIKIFQKRFEKLYFIIGIDAFLEIDTWYHYQEIFNYTDFIIIERPINRKTPANTLFPSDIRKKINRIDERTYKHISGNKIHLQRGTQLDISSTMIRDSASSGRSIKYLVPQLVERFIDEMGLYRRITN
- the rsfS gene encoding ribosome silencing factor, with the translated sequence METVDKVRMCSKYAEEKKADDVLMLELAGLTDIADYFVLANGTSERHVKTISEHIETSMKNEGIKPYSIEGYNDGRWVIIDYRDVIVHVFLEPLRELYDLESLWIEAKRQRLEKENKSNLEVEHGKRTD
- a CDS encoding TraR/DksA family transcriptional regulator is translated as MEKEQIEYFRKKLLKTREGILNKAKKLKEESCTLGTDGIQDMADAASNSYNADILMSISDNDLKLLKDVDHTLDKIKNETYGICEECEEKINEKRLEANPVARYCITCKRMMEEKGI
- a CDS encoding tetratricopeptide repeat protein, which encodes MKYKIFFFLSLLFVIFYLYINHLNPDNVKFYLGGGKFFETNVATYVVASFVLGIIISIIISFFYDIGRLISGWKEGKRGKRRQEFKDFLEKAKAYDLRGDREKAIENLNRIIRKNPDMEESYMFLSDMYISMKEFDKAIETLDLAETNIGKREAVLLKRAKVRLTIKDTQKIEDELKEVLKTNESNLEALAILRDYYISRKKWNDAYEAERKIKKFIKTDDENKEFLGIRCEKIRTLFTNKFEINSDSIIKELKDIISEDKRFIPAYVLLAEAYKRTDKLNEAGRVYGRGYSKTGHIIFLLKMEDLYIDRGNPEIILKIYRRILDISTKNYLIEFLYARLCLRLEMIDEAIDMLNTLLAEGADFKGLHKAMAEAYIHRGQMEKAVEEFRRAFPAEHVYIPFICTHCQSKKVEWSDFCDTCNSWNTINVKKEDFFYTEATELKVLYEGEAWDKE
- a CDS encoding 2,3-bisphosphoglycerate-independent phosphoglycerate mutase — translated: MIKDLLITNNNKIIFLILDGLGDIPNPEYAYQTPLEAARKPNIDNLSTKTGVLGRILPVDIGITPGSGPGHLSLFGYDPITYEIGRGVLEVLGLNMDLQDGDLAARANFCTMKDNIVTDRRAGRIATSETERLCEMLTRAIPEVEGAKVLIKPGKSHRFAVIFRSKGLSDKLTDADPHKDNKPFIYTKPKTGEAEFASKVVNAFMARALDVIKDEKIANGLLLRGFSEKPDIPSFSVSYGLNALAIATYPMYRGIAKVLGMDVKEEPKDYSEMVKILKDNYNDYQFFFMHIKETDLAGEDGNFPAKVTAIENVDKIVPEIYELNPQALIITGDHSTPCPMKGHSWHPVPLLIITRTGERDGITFHEKNCINGSIGTIYSKQLMSLALAHAFKLDKYGA
- a CDS encoding ComF family protein, which gives rise to MLSNSTNTARNLLKAVLEIVYPVHCGGCDKKGYVLCRECIDSLRIVEDDSTCPVCGRWLGKRAVCGECIQKQRGFQEGYYGFYFENRLRDAIHAFKFHGRKDVGKHLIHLIKEKIISFSESYDCIIPIPVTEKRLKERGFNQSFVIGEEISKITGKPLYHSILYKARDTMDQYSLHRDERKKNIRGAFRVQNGHEIQAKGVLLVDDLFTTGYTAREASGVLLKAGACHTLFFALARTSS
- a CDS encoding AsmA-like C-terminal domain-containing protein — translated: MRKAIYISSALILSITFAIIIVLTNLSTVVPYVLGKIIKSQVNISDSHLVYKEEAFTVDFNEIRVKGNIEGQVKNCQVVIGIKKGLYLKDVIISDFDLTISPAKGKTRFFPVPENLLEIKRGIVTYNKQKLIIDEARICSFRQGNPFTFEITMRNDELFGILHVSGEGVHKGKATEAKGRLNMAMLNLHSLSDDMHGKADINGTFTYAKKCFIFEGPFEIFNYMLNDTIFKKPFNIEKAKGKVSLKYADNVTDIKISTISFKNTPLDLNLKFVKNTFTKLNFSMDFFAIQDVKDYIAMDNVTKTKFDIWNYVNDGKIKINKFEYDKKQPLYMELELKNTGISYKDKYFTDVEAGLFFKENKLNISGAKGFFKTSRLYDVKGVIPLSNNKDINIKGNYAFNLKDVPFIVNTGGINVENGETEGSMELRGNKDGGFDINGAGRLSNAGIVWKRSSISAKGAYKFNNDEIIFDPLIVNGGSTALVIRGKWHNNFLDLKIKGDLDAVHVQPFVPKPSDFEGVATLDIKVHKFDDNIKIDGYISMDNLYFEFPGMIKKEKGLKSRARISLVKGETGTRIERFSYNLDIINLDLKGSIKPDKKMDLDIAMDIAGFGKVAPLFFFSSSTTRGDLDLKMSLRDINLPLKKLPYMIGYVKINNGFLRLPWLKKPLKEIDLISNFKGEIFDIKAKKLRCGNSVLNNGEFRSEGLEHPRFSLYVDMDTLDYDDFKTSDDFKISVIDKNSLMARTSGEINLLAKKIHSGNFNCENLDLKGIMSNRILNISELKMNAFNGIINTHGSIDFSGNVPHIYANCRLQRINNGMLMKIFGEKTYMAEGRSSIYGDVDLYGSTIKELISDINGNVAVYSKDGLIMKWNLLSKIFRLLNVYDVFRGKADLSKEGLPYKMMGATFTAKNGIFFTKDFLIDSPSMVITGVGSLDIKKNEVDANIAVSPLVAVDRTIDKIPILRNILKNKKDGFLHVAYKIKGPINDPDINFNFANSVGGRTIELLRNILVLPKEIFESN
- a CDS encoding DUF2520 domain-containing protein — translated: MKIGIIGAGKVGISIGYVLKQKGMDIAAVSDISEASIIAAKTYLGDKVFYTTDNVEVVKASDIIAVTTQDRIIKEVAIEITGKMEKLDGKLFFHTSGAHSSELLSPLETKGARLGALHPLQTFPDIDSAINVLSDTFIFIEGGEDSIDALHEIGTALGSGVIRMKGEQKLLYHLCAVIVCNLLCALLYTGEDIMDKIGIELQPFFPIIKATLNNIENKGPLMSLTGPIVRGDVETVLSHIEAMEDMELYKKVYKSLSLVALDMAKERGDIREEALEKLKHILK
- a CDS encoding P-II family nitrogen regulator, with the translated sequence MKLIIAIIKPDRLEAVKEELYKADINLMTVNEVLGHGRQMGVTEVYRGAKEMGNLLRKIRLEIAVNENFVEPTIKAIIKGAHTGEVGDGKIFVLDLAECIRIRTEERGGEAIG